The sequence AAAAAGTATAAATGCTGAAGCAGTACCGCCCAGCACCTGATATTTAAATGATGCTTCCAACTCTTCAGCACCCACTCCGAATGCAACAAGCGAATAAGAAGCAATTGCACTAATCTCAAGAAAAACAAACATATTAAAAAAATCGCCGGCAAGTACAACACCGTTCAATCCTGCAATCATAAGTAAAAACAATATGTAATATTTAACTTTATCTGTGTAGTGGCGCATATAATCAACTGAATATATTGTCACCATAAGGCCTACAAAATTTATAATCAGCAGCATAAACAGCGATAACCCGTCAGCTACCATTGAGATACCAATGGGAATATGATTTACAGGCTGCCACCCTCCTGCATAAAATACAATTGTATGATTAAAAGAACCTAACATCCAGAATGTCATAATCGTTAATATCAAAGTTGCCAGATTACCGATTATGTCTGGTATGTTGCGCCACAGCTTTGCCAAAAAAGGCAGTAAAAAGGCAAAGCCTAACGGGATTACAATAAATAAAGGTAATATGTTCATCCGCGTAGTTTCCTGATTTTACGAACATCAAAAGTATCATATTTTTCAAAAATTCTTACTGCAAAAGAAACAAGAAGTGCCGTAGTTCCCAGGCCGATAACTATTGCTGTTAATACAAGGGCCTGTGGAAGAGGATCAACATATAAAGCATGCTGATTCCCTATATCTACAATAGGCGGCACTCCTCCGGTTCTATATCCTATAAGAGCAAGAAACAGATTAATTGCATACTCCATAATCATAAGGCTGATAATAATTTTTATCAGATTTCTCTTAACAATTACTCCGTAAAGTCCAATGGCAAAGAGTACAACAGCCAGTACGAACTCTATCATAATTTCTCTCCTACTCTAACAATTGCAAAATTGATAAAAATTGCAAATAAAGCAGCAGCCACTTCAATACCTATTGCAAGATTACAAAGCGGAATTATTCCGCCGCTGAAAAGAGCTCCTGCATGCACGCCCGGATTTGTTTTTGAAAAAATATTCAGAAAAAAATAAGTGCCCTGAATTAACCCCAAAATAGCAATAAATAGAAAAGCAAATATACCGCCGCTCTCAATTAAGGATGCTCTTTCTTTGTAAATCAGGCTCTTTGCTCTTTCCGAACCGTACGCCAGAATTAACAGCACAAAACACCCTGCTATAAGTACGCCCCCTGCAAATCCACCGCCTGGTGTCAAATGGCCGTGAGAAATGACATAGAAACCCAGTACAAATATAGACGGCGCCATAATCTGACTGATCTTTTTTACTATCAAAGTCATGCCCTGCATCGCCTACACCCTCCCATTCTTTCTTAACACAGCTACAACTCCGGCGACTGATGTAAAAAGAACTGTTGCCTCTCCGAGTGTATCATAACCGCGAAAATCAAGAATAACTGCTGCAACCAGATTAACTGCTCCGGTTGCATTGACACCATAGTTTATATAATAATCCGCCATTCTTAAAACAGGGCTGCCAAAAGCAGAGATATCTCCGAATGCTTTAATGCTTGCAAAAACAAAAGCTGCAACACAAACAAAACCGCATATCCACAAAACAACTTTTCTAACTTTAATGCTCTCAATGGTATCCTTTCGTGTTGTCTTTAATACAGCAGCAATAAGGATTATCAAAGTCAGAGTTTCAATTATTATCTGGACAATTGCAAGATCAGGTGCCTGCAGAATAAGAAAAATAATAGTCAATGCAAATCCTATGATACCAAGAGAAATAACACCTGAAAGAATATCCTTTGTTTCAAGCGCAATAATTGCCCCGCATATCATCAATCCAATAAGGGGGATGAGGGCAGAAATCATCCGCTACCTCCCATTAAAACAAGTATCAATACTGCCAAACCGAGACATAGCCATACCATATACAGGCTTAAAACTCCTGTATGTACTGGTATTAACAATTGAGCAGTTCTGTTAAGTAAATTGTTACACTGTTCATAAACATCAAACCACAATGCAACTGCTTTATCATAAAACCACTTTATTCCGGATAAATTTCTGATTGTATTATAAAACCCTGTCCCTGTTACTCTGTCCTCTTCTTTAAGCTGCTCACCGCCTGTGAAAGGAGCTGCTTCACGTACTTTTATTGTACCAAATAAATAAATAATAACTCCTACTCCCAATCCGGCTATAATGGAAATTGTAGCCATACCCGGTTTCCACAAACCAATAAAAGAAGTATTTCCTGCAACAGGCAAAACTAAAAGTTTCAATGGAACAGAAAATGCAAAAATTCCAAATATTACACAAAGAACCGCAAGAGTCAAAATCGGGCCGATAATCAATAGGCCGGATTCTTTAATATTCTTTTTCTCAATATCTTTGGAAGGTTTCCCAAGAAATATAGCATGTGTTAATTTCATAAAACTTGCCAGTGTAAGGCTGCTTCCAAATAAAGCCGCAATCAACCAAATTATCCACAATTTATCACCCTGCTGGCCCAACTCAATTAGTCCCTGATATACAAGCCATTTGGAAGCAAAACCATTAAATGGAGGAATACCTGAAATTGCAAAAGCAGCCACAAGAAAAGAGATATAAGTTAAGGGCATAAATTTAGATAACCCGCCCATTTTATCAAGATCTGTTGTTCCTGTTTTTTTCTCAACGGACCCGCCTGCCATAA is a genomic window of bacterium containing:
- a CDS encoding DUF4040 domain-containing protein, which codes for MISALIPLIGLMICGAIIALETKDILSGVISLGIIGFALTIIFLILQAPDLAIVQIIIETLTLIILIAAVLKTTRKDTIESIKVRKVVLWICGFVCVAAFVFASIKAFGDISAFGSPVLRMADYYINYGVNATGAVNLVAAVILDFRGYDTLGEATVLFTSVAGVVAVLRKNGRV
- a CDS encoding cation:proton antiporter (subunit B of antiporter complex involved in resistance to high concentrations of Na+, K+, Li+ and/or alkali) — its product is MTLIVKKISQIMAPSIFVLGFYVISHGHLTPGGGFAGGVLIAGCFVLLILAYGSERAKSLIYKERASLIESGGIFAFLFIAILGLIQGTYFFLNIFSKTNPGVHAGALFSGGIIPLCNLAIGIEVAAALFAIFINFAIVRVGEKL
- a CDS encoding NADH-quinone oxidoreductase subunit K, yielding MIEFVLAVVLFAIGLYGVIVKRNLIKIIISLMIMEYAINLFLALIGYRTGGVPPIVDIGNQHALYVDPLPQALVLTAIVIGLGTTALLVSFAVRIFEKYDTFDVRKIRKLRG